Proteins found in one Quercus robur chromosome 2, dhQueRobu3.1, whole genome shotgun sequence genomic segment:
- the LOC126699610 gene encoding uncharacterized protein LOC126699610: MDNPSLPAAIMGATTSVIALAVILLKGLRFRRVMLREPHVNRENERETYMNDILCRGDMRCLHHIRMRLIAFYALCKILSENNLLQETIHMSIKEQVLIFLHTIGHDVRFRVVGGRFYRSVEIVHRYFRHVLRAILQLYKHMIREPDKDTPLEIRKSSRFNSYFKDCVGAIDGTHVRASVPIQIKGRFRGRKDGTTQNVLAVATFDLKFTYVLAGWEGSAHDSHVLNDALSRPRELKILEGKYYLGDAGYGVRKLIISPYRGVRYHLKEFSDKPPRNDKELFNLRHSSLRTSIERCFGVLKKRFCVLDAEPFWSFPTQVDVVLACCIIHNHIIGVDPLDSIMNNGLRGSPLANDNEALHENKQSNTFKHASYAKVAEAITEKFMTECTPKHVEHRFETLKTNWNTIALLRNKKSGFGWNDDLKMITCDRTVYDEEVEAHPNHAQFLNKKIDMFDEMALVVGKDMATGGFSKGVGDIGVEALDDSPPLVDADIDDISKKKQVDPSHVALNETRSHRKRSHATMIEDAVYQDLSIQLGKVASAIEKISKNQLNFGSLYEEVMKMDGFEENMLAFAFDHLNGDEKQARVCSNSQVGTSSLCHNKGVDEVNEIIDLDHDVEALEEVPNLPRDILQALNRDSEGSKPNIEEIEVINLLEEVEKEKPIKIRVNFPKDMKDELIALLKELKEIFA; the protein is encoded by the exons aTGGATAACCCATCACTTCCTGCTGCCATAATGGGGGCAACTACATCTGTTATTGCTTTGGCTGTTATTCTTTTGAAAGGACTAAGATTTAGAAGAGTTATGCTTAGAGAACCTCATGTTAATCGAGAGAATGAAAGAGAGACATATATGAATGATATTCTTTGTAGAGGTGATATGCGTTGTCTCCATCATATAAGGATGAGACTCATTGCTTTTTATGCGCTATGCAAAATTTTGAGCGAGAATAATCTACTTCAAGAGACCATTCATATGTCCATTAAAGAAcaagtgttaatttttttacacaCTATTGGACATGATGTGAGGTTTCGAGTTGTTGGTGGGAGGTTTTATAGATCAGTTGAGATAGTGCACCGATACTTTAGGCATGTCCTTAGAGCTATTTTGCAATTATACAAACACATGATTAGAGAGCCTGACAAAGATACACCTTTGGAGATAAGAAAAAGCAGCAGGTTTAACTCCTATTTTAAG GATTGTGTGGGAGCTATTGATGGAACTCATGTTCGTGCATCTGTTCCAATTCAAATAAAAGGAAGGTTTCGCGGCAGAAAGGATGGAACAACACAAAATGTCCTTGCTGTTGCTACCTTTGACTTAAAATTCACTTATGTATTAGCTGGTTGGGAAGGAAGTGCACATGATTCACATGTCTTAAATGATGCGCTCTCTAGGCCAAGGGAATTAAAAATTCTTGAAG gtaaatattatcttggtgATGCTGGTTATGGAGTTCGGAAATTAATTATATCCCCTTATCGTGGTGTTCGTTACCATTTGAAAGAGTTTAGTGATAAACCGCCAAGAAATGACAAAGAATTATTCAATCTTCGCCATTCTTCTTTACGCACTAGCATTGAGCGttgttttggggttttgaaGAAACGTTTCTGTGTGTTAGATGCAGAACCTTTTTGGTCATTCCCAACACAAGTGGATGTAGTCTTAGCTTGTTGCATAATTCACAATCATATAATAGGAGTTGACCCTTTAGACTCAATTATGAACAATGGGCTTCGTGGTAGTCCACTTGCAAATGACA ATGAGGCTCttcatgaaaacaagcaatccAACACATTTAAACATGCATCATATGCTAAAGTAGCTGAAGCAATTACTGAGAAATTTATGACTGAATGTACTCCAAAGCATGTGGAACATCGCTTTGAAACACTTAAAACCAATTGGAATACAATTGCATTACTTCGTAATAAGAAAAGCGGGTTTGGATGGAATGATGATTTGAAAATGATCACCTGTGATAGGACAGTGTATGATGAAGAAGTCGAG GCACATCCAAATCATGCACAATTTCTAAACAAGAAAATTGATATGTTTGATGAGATGGCTTTGGTTGTGGGTAAGGATATGGCTACAGGAGGTTTTTCCAAGGGAGTAGGTGATATAGGTGTAGAAGCATTGGATGACTCACCTCCGCTTGTTGATGCTGATATTGATGACATATCCAAAAAGAAGCAAGTTGATCCCTCACATGTGGCCTTAAATGAAACAAGGTCTCACAGGAAACGAAGTCATGCTACTATGATTGAAGATGCTGTTTACCAAGATTTGTCCATACAACTTGGTAAGGTTGCTTCTGCAATAGAAAAGATTTCTAAAAATCAGCTAAATTTTGGTAGTCTTTATGAAGAAGTTATGAAGATGGatggatttgaagaaaatatgcTTGCGTTTGCATTTGACCATTTGAATGGGGATGAAAAACAAGCAAG GGTCTGTTCTAATTCCCAAGTGGGTACATCGTCCCTTTGCCATAACAAGGGTGTGGATGAGGTGAATGAGATAATAGATTTGGATCATGATGTTGAAGCATTGGAAGAGGTCCCAAACTTACCTCGAGACATCCTACAAGCTCTGAACAGAGATAGTGAAGGGTCCAAGCCCAATATAGAAGAGATAGAGGTGATAAACCTACTTGAGGAAGTCGAGAAGGAAAAACCTATCAAGATCAGGGTAAACTTTCCCAAGGACATGAAAGATGAGCTCATAGCTTTATTGAAGGAATTGAAGGAAATCTTTGCCTAG
- the LOC126699618 gene encoding serine/threonine-protein phosphatase 7 long form homolog, translated as MGITLQDMEVMLGLPVDGLPVTGKTDYKWSELCEQLLGHKPPPSIPNSNKSTLAGARIRYTWLDAQFADPLVVDAADEVVQQHARYHLLVRMGALLFMDRSADRVSLLPLQLLNPVSNARRYSWGSAALAWLYRQLCGASKKDVMQIGGALLLVQLWAYSRFPQLCPVVRPPLSPVHSGPLAIRYVH; from the coding sequence ATGGGTATCACCTTGCAAGATATGGAGGTGATGCTGGGGCTTCCGGTGGATGGGTTGCCTGTCACTGGGAAGACAGACTACAAATGGAGTGAGCTGTGCGAACAGTTGTTGGGCCATAAACCTCCACCCTCGATACCAAACTCAAACAAGTCTACCCTTGCTGGGGCGAGGATAAGATACACCTGGCTTGATGCACAGTTTGCCGATCCCTTAGTTGTGGACGCTGCTGACGAAGTCGTGCAGCAACATGCCCGCTACCACCTACTTGTACGGATGGGGGCCCTCTTGTTCATGGACAGGTCTGCGGACCGGGTCTCACTGCTGCCTCTGCAGTTGCTCAACCCAGTCAGCAATGCGAGACGGTATAGCTGGGGTAGTGCAGCATTGGCCTGGCTGTATAGGCAACTTTGTGGTGCATCGAAGAAGGATGTGATGCAGATTGGAGGAGCACTCTTGTTGGTGCAGCTATGGGCCTATTCAAGGTTCCCACAATTATGCCCTGTTGTGAGGCCGCCTCTATCGCCAGTGCACTCAGGGCCCCTTGCCATTAGGTACGTTCATTGA